From the Bradyrhizobium ontarionense genome, the window CCATTACGGTAGGCCTGGGCGATCCGGAATGCCGCCTCGGCCGAGCCAGCGTCCGCCGCTCGCTTCCAGATGCGAACAGCGTCCAGATACGCCCCGGCCGCGTGGCGAACATTTCCCGCTTCGAGTGAAGAGGGTTGGGGTCTAAGGCCCGCCAGCGCCTGCCTGATGCGACTCATGAGACGAACTCTATGGCTCACGCATCGCCTGGCCGAGACCATGCAGCATGCCACCAAGCACATACACTGCGACCGAGCGTGTGCCGACATGGACGTCGCCGGTCAGCGTCATGCCCGGAATCAGCCGGAAGTTCGCCGGCACGTCGCGGAAGTTGGCGGCATCGACCGAGCAGCGCGCCTTGTAGAAGGCATCGACCGGCTTACCGTCGTCATCTAGCGTGAACGCACCTTCGCTGACCCAGCGGATCTTGCCCTGCGCAGTACCATGCTCCGAGTAATTGAAGGCATCGACTTTCAACGAGCACGGATCGCCCGGGCGGACGAAACCGACATCGCGCGAGGCGATCTTGATCTCGGCCTCAAGCCGGGCCCGGACCGGCATCAGCGTGATGAAGGGATCGCCAGGCTTGAGCACCGAGCCGACCGACAGCCTGGCCAGCGTCAGCACCACCGACGGCTCGGTCGCCGTCAGACGCACCAGGTCCTGGTGCCTCATCGCCTTGTCATAGGCGGCCTTGGCGGTGTCGAGCGAGTTCTGCGTCGTCACCAGGTCTTGGCTCAGCTGCGCGTTCCACTGCTCGATGAACGCCTGGCGGTCGGCCCTCAGCGACTGGAGCTGATGCTTGGCCTCGACCAGGCTGTTGTGGGTGTTGTCCATCTGGCGCAGGATCTCGAGCCGCGAATCCTGCGAGAGGTAGAGGTTGAGTTTCGAGCCGCTGCCGCTGTCGGCCAGGGTCGAGCGCATGGCCTCGATCTTCTGCAGCACGTCGTCGCGCTGCGCATAGCGCTCGTCGTCCTTCTGCAGCTTCGCGATCGTCGCCTCGGTCTGGCCGATCTTGGAATCGAAGCTGGCGATCTGCGCCAGATACTGCGCCCTGCGCTGCTGATACAGCGCCTTCTGCAAGGCGGCGTAGCTGGCGAATTCGGCGTCGTTCTCCTGCGGGAAAACCAGTGCCGTGTTGGCCAGCTCGGACTTGTCCCGCAGCACCTGCGCGCTGAGGCTCGCGACCTGGGCCTTGTATTGCGCCACGTCAGCCTGGGTGAAGGTCGGGTCCAGGGTCGCCAGCAGCTGGCCGCTCGCGACCTGCTCGCCTTCGCGCACGTCGATGCTCTTGATGATCGAGGCATCGAGCGCCTGCAGCACGTTGATCGCATCCAGCGGCACGATCTTGCCGCCGACGCTGGAGACGACCCGGTCGAGGCGCATCAGGCACATCACGGCGATCATGGCCAGGATGAAGGCGACGAGCACATACAGCGTGGCGCGCGCGGCCAACGGCTCGGGCGCCTCGCGGATCGCGTCGGTTTCCGACTGGAACTGACGAACGGTCGCGACCGCGGAACTACGAGACAAGGGTCGGCCCTCCATAGCCAGGACGGCCGCGTTTCGGCCCCGCGATCGCATGGGCGTTCTGCTGGTGCCACAAACCGGAATAGATCTCGTTGCGCTCCAGCAGCTCGTCATGGCGACCGATGTCGTCGATCACGCCCCGGTTCAGCACGAGAATCGCGTCGCAATCGACCAGCGACGACAGCCGGTGCGAAATGATGATCATGGTGCGGCCATGGCCGATGCGGGCGATGTTGGCATTGACGATCGCCTCACTGTCGGCATCGAGCGCCGACGTGGCCTCATCCAGAATGAGGATCGGCGGGTTGACGAGCAGCGCGCGCGCGATCGCGAGCCGCTGGCGCTGACCGCCGGACAGGTTGGGCGAGCCTTCGAAGATGTAGGTCTCGTAACCGCGCGGCAGCTTGTCGATGAACTCCTCCGCGCCGGCCAGGCGGGCCGCGCGCACGATCTCGTCGAAGGTCGCGTCAGGCTTGGCGGCCGAGATGTTCTCGCGGATGGTGCCCGAGAACAGGAAGTTCTCCTGCAGCACCACGCCGACATTGCGCCGGAGATGATCGACGTCGTACTCGCGCACGTCGATGCCGTCGATCTTGATCAGCCCGCCGTAGTCCGAATGCAACCGCTGTAGCAGGCGGGTGATCGTGGTCTTGCCGGAGCCGCTCTTGCCCATGACGCCGAGCGTGCCGCCGACCGGGATCTCGAAGGAGAGATTGTCCAGCGCCGGCGATACGGCGCCCTTGTACTTGAAGGTGACGCCGGAAAATTCGACGCGGCCTTCCAGCGGCGCGCGGACGCCGTGGCCGGAACGGCCCTCTTCAGCGGGCTGATTGACCAGATTGCCGACGATGCCGACCGCGGAGCGGGCTTCGTCA encodes:
- a CDS encoding HlyD family type I secretion periplasmic adaptor subunit; translated protein: MSRSSAVATVRQFQSETDAIREAPEPLAARATLYVLVAFILAMIAVMCLMRLDRVVSSVGGKIVPLDAINVLQALDASIIKSIDVREGEQVASGQLLATLDPTFTQADVAQYKAQVASLSAQVLRDKSELANTALVFPQENDAEFASYAALQKALYQQRRAQYLAQIASFDSKIGQTEATIAKLQKDDERYAQRDDVLQKIEAMRSTLADSGSGSKLNLYLSQDSRLEILRQMDNTHNSLVEAKHQLQSLRADRQAFIEQWNAQLSQDLVTTQNSLDTAKAAYDKAMRHQDLVRLTATEPSVVLTLARLSVGSVLKPGDPFITLMPVRARLEAEIKIASRDVGFVRPGDPCSLKVDAFNYSEHGTAQGKIRWVSEGAFTLDDDGKPVDAFYKARCSVDAANFRDVPANFRLIPGMTLTGDVHVGTRSVAVYVLGGMLHGLGQAMREP